A DNA window from Turicibacter sp. TJ11 contains the following coding sequences:
- a CDS encoding MBL fold metallo-hydrolase has product MGNMLVEALSTLTRTKCWVRKDILLLEFTVSNACIISGLGKQKDQWVLVDTGLENSGDFIRHVVEDELGLGKKPEAIILTHGHFDHVGSVFELATHWDVPVYIHPLELPYVTGKKDYPLADTEVDDGWIAKLSKSFPHTSIDLGDRVHPLPEDGTIPHLPEWRFILVPGHTEGQIALFRERDGVLIASDAFTTVKQESLMSVLSQHETVSGPPKYFTTNWEEAKKSIQKIIDLNPQLAIVSHGQPIEGEELRNRLQELMNHFDEVAKPHHKKTVE; this is encoded by the coding sequence ATGGGAAATATGTTAGTAGAAGCCTTATCTACTTTAACCCGAACAAAATGCTGGGTTAGAAAAGATATTTTATTATTAGAATTTACAGTTTCAAATGCTTGTATTATTAGTGGACTTGGTAAACAAAAAGATCAATGGGTTTTAGTCGATACAGGACTTGAAAATTCAGGTGATTTTATTCGTCATGTTGTGGAAGATGAACTAGGTTTGGGAAAAAAGCCAGAAGCTATTATCTTAACACACGGGCATTTTGATCACGTCGGATCCGTATTTGAACTAGCTACTCACTGGGATGTTCCAGTTTATATTCATCCACTAGAACTGCCTTATGTAACAGGAAAAAAAGATTATCCACTAGCAGATACTGAAGTGGATGATGGATGGATTGCTAAACTTTCTAAAAGTTTTCCACATACAAGTATCGATTTAGGAGATCGTGTTCATCCATTGCCAGAAGACGGGACGATTCCCCATTTACCTGAATGGCGCTTTATTTTAGTTCCGGGACATACAGAAGGACAAATTGCTTTATTTAGAGAGCGCGATGGAGTGTTAATTGCATCAGATGCTTTTACAACGGTCAAACAAGAATCTTTGATGTCAGTGTTATCTCAGCATGAAACAGTAAGTGGCCCTCCTAAATATTTTACAACGAACTGGGAAGAGGCTAAAAAATCCATCCAAAAAATTATTGATTTAAATCCACAACTAGCAATTGTTAGTCATGGTCAGCCTATTGAGGGAGAGGAATTAAGAAATCGTCTTCAAGAATTAATGAATCATTTTGATGAGGTAGCTAAACCACATCATAAAAAGACGGTTGAATAA
- a CDS encoding TrkH family potassium uptake protein, with amino-acid sequence MFYLNRLRPVQYVAIIFLLVILMGSLILFLPLTHLEGKEVTYMDALFTSISAVCVTGLVVVDISEHFNLFGRIAIAMLIQIGGLGVTSVGAMFILIAQRKFGVYQRLLLMEGMNFNSLSGSVRFIKYVLKFTLVIELIGFVLSFIVFVQDYPFWKALEISSFHSVSTFNNSGLDILDESHSLLTYRNNLLLYVTTISLSLIGGFGFVPIIEIYSKRQFKRFSLDTKVIILMTSLLLIVGSFLLMITEHFNLLDAFFYSVSACTAGITTIPLNQFSSASLLLLMIMMFIGSSPGSTGGGIKTTTFFTIITSIKGIATNTPVTAFKRRIPIDSIIKAFSIFCLVISINVVSTVAILLLESEFSFTEVVFEVVSATATIGLSLGITSKLSDLSQLILGITMFIGRLGPLSIACIWSYQKMGPRFNYPEERVTIG; translated from the coding sequence ATGTTTTATTTAAATAGATTAAGGCCGGTACAGTATGTAGCGATTATCTTTTTATTAGTCATTTTAATGGGATCATTGATTTTATTCTTGCCTCTTACTCATCTAGAGGGAAAAGAGGTAACGTACATGGATGCTTTATTTACCTCGATTAGTGCGGTTTGTGTGACCGGACTCGTCGTGGTAGATATCTCGGAACACTTTAATTTATTTGGACGAATCGCGATTGCCATGCTAATTCAAATTGGTGGATTAGGGGTGACGTCAGTAGGGGCGATGTTTATTTTAATTGCTCAACGAAAATTTGGTGTATATCAGCGATTATTATTAATGGAAGGGATGAACTTTAATTCATTAAGTGGAAGTGTTCGATTCATTAAATATGTGTTAAAGTTTACGCTAGTGATTGAACTAATTGGATTTGTTTTAAGTTTCATCGTCTTTGTTCAAGATTATCCGTTTTGGAAGGCACTAGAGATTAGCTCTTTTCACTCGGTGTCTACCTTTAATAACTCAGGATTAGATATTTTAGATGAGTCACATAGCTTATTAACGTATCGGAATAATCTGTTGTTGTATGTTACAACCATTAGTTTGAGTTTAATTGGTGGATTTGGCTTTGTTCCTATTATTGAGATTTATTCTAAACGTCAATTTAAAAGATTTAGCTTAGATACAAAAGTGATCATTCTAATGACTAGTTTATTACTCATAGTAGGAAGCTTTCTTTTAATGATCACCGAGCATTTTAATTTATTAGATGCATTTTTTTATAGTGTTTCAGCTTGTACGGCCGGAATTACAACAATCCCTCTAAATCAATTTTCATCGGCTAGTTTATTACTTTTAATGATTATGATGTTTATTGGATCCTCACCAGGTTCAACAGGTGGTGGAATTAAAACAACAACTTTTTTTACGATTATTACAAGTATTAAAGGAATTGCAACCAATACTCCTGTCACAGCATTTAAGCGAAGAATTCCAATAGATAGCATTATTAAGGCGTTTAGTATTTTTTGTTTAGTGATTAGTATTAACGTAGTGAGTACCGTGGCTATTTTACTTTTAGAGTCTGAATTTAGTTTTACTGAAGTAGTATTTGAAGTGGTTTCCGCCACAGCAACTATTGGATTATCATTAGGGATTACGTCTAAGTTAAGTGATTTAAGTCAACTCATTTTAGGAATCACGATGTTTATAGGACGATTGGGGCCACTAAGTATTGCGTGTATTTGGTCTTATCAAAAAATGGGACCGCGATTTAATTATCCAGAGGAACGAGTGACGATTGGTTAG
- a CDS encoding nitrite/sulfite reductase — protein MRELKEVLYSEIEDFREMGHQFVNGELSVMKFKHASGGFGVYAHRNKEDMMIRLRIPSGVLTLEDMKVIDHLSKKYGVERIHLTTRQAIQLHGLSIDEICDLMKEALDHDLYTRGAGGDFPRNVAISPLSGVDPNEAFDVTPYALATGNYFLKQIYKYKLPRKLKVSFSCSDADEAHCRVQDLGFLAVTKDGKQYFQVYLGGGLGQNPRLALKYEPLIKPSDVLYYVEAMVQLFMAEGDYENRNKARVRYIVEKLGEKETLAAYQKYVDQLREKGGLELTEITNSTITKTAEPELLEHPRLFAQKQSGLYSVYLQPVGGQLELVDFEKLISFIESVEGIEVRLAMEEGMCFRNLTAKEAKQFLQLTDEMSGNTRLEQSISCIGVPTCQVGLCNSQSTLREILQYFKDRNYNKDILPRVFLSGCHNSCGVHQIGSIGFTGKKKKVDGTLAECFTFSVGGKISADETVLGHSYGEMLATQIPEFLYELAQDIEKSNLDFEDYRVKEEAAFHALVEKYLV, from the coding sequence ATGAGGGAATTAAAAGAAGTTTTATATTCAGAAATAGAAGATTTTCGTGAGATGGGGCATCAGTTTGTAAATGGTGAGTTAAGTGTGATGAAGTTTAAACATGCTTCAGGTGGTTTTGGTGTTTATGCTCATCGTAATAAAGAAGACATGATGATTCGATTACGTATTCCTTCAGGTGTTTTAACGTTAGAAGACATGAAGGTGATTGATCATTTATCCAAAAAATATGGTGTAGAACGTATTCACTTAACAACACGTCAGGCCATTCAGTTACACGGGTTATCGATTGATGAAATCTGTGATTTAATGAAAGAGGCGCTCGATCATGATTTGTATACACGTGGAGCGGGGGGCGATTTTCCACGTAATGTCGCCATCTCTCCTTTATCTGGAGTTGATCCAAATGAAGCTTTTGACGTAACACCTTATGCATTAGCGACAGGAAATTACTTTTTAAAACAAATTTATAAATATAAGTTACCAAGAAAATTGAAAGTATCTTTTTCATGTAGTGATGCAGATGAGGCACACTGCCGTGTTCAAGATTTAGGTTTTTTAGCAGTGACCAAAGATGGAAAACAATACTTTCAAGTTTATTTAGGAGGAGGTCTTGGTCAAAATCCTCGTCTTGCTCTTAAATATGAGCCACTCATTAAACCAAGTGACGTGCTGTACTATGTGGAGGCAATGGTTCAACTATTTATGGCTGAAGGCGATTATGAGAATCGCAATAAAGCGCGTGTTCGTTATATTGTTGAAAAACTCGGAGAAAAAGAAACATTAGCAGCTTATCAAAAATATGTGGATCAGTTAAGGGAAAAAGGTGGTTTAGAGTTAACAGAAATCACAAATTCAACCATCACTAAAACGGCTGAGCCTGAATTACTAGAACATCCACGTTTGTTTGCTCAAAAACAATCAGGATTGTATAGTGTTTATTTACAACCAGTGGGGGGACAACTGGAGTTAGTAGACTTTGAAAAATTAATTTCATTTATTGAGTCAGTTGAAGGTATAGAAGTTCGTTTAGCGATGGAAGAGGGAATGTGTTTTAGAAACTTAACGGCAAAAGAAGCTAAACAATTTTTACAGTTAACGGATGAGATGAGTGGTAACACAAGATTAGAACAAAGTATTTCTTGTATTGGAGTTCCAACATGTCAAGTTGGTTTATGTAATAGTCAATCAACCTTACGTGAGATTTTACAATATTTTAAAGATAGAAATTATAATAAAGATATTTTACCGCGAGTCTTTTTATCAGGATGTCATAATTCATGTGGTGTCCATCAAATTGGATCGATTGGATTTACTGGTAAAAAGAAAAAAGTGGACGGAACTTTGGCTGAATGCTTTACGTTTAGTGTTGGGGGAAAAATTAGTGCTGATGAAACGGTATTAGGACATAGTTATGGGGAAATGTTAGCAACACAAATTCCTGAATTTTTATATGAATTAGCACAAGATATCGAAAAGTCAAATCTTGATTTTGAAGATTATAGAGTTAAAGAAGAAGCAGCCTTTCATGCACTTGTAGAAAAATATCTTGTTTAA
- a CDS encoding NADP-dependent glyceraldehyde-3-phosphate dehydrogenase, whose amino-acid sequence MESIYQYYSQGIWKKSESGETVEIQSPYLKKTIGFVQALTQEEVDQCIQGAKEAQKSWAKKSIYERAHYLQAWADELLKMKEELATTVMQEVGKAYQDAVKEVERTVDLIRYTVDEAIHSRGQSLNGENFPGGSRSKLAVVERVPLGVILAISPFNYPVNLAAAKLAPALITGNSVIFKPATQGSISGIKMIEALAKTNLPAGVLNLVTGKGSVIGDYLVEHKDISMVTFTGGTVTGERIAQKAKMIPLVMELGGKDPAIVCEDANLKLASKQIVSGAYSYSGQRCTAIKRVLVHDSVADELLSLIKLEVEKLSVGSPEENATIVPLIDQQAADFVQGLIDDALQKGATLVLGGERKDNLIYPTILDHVTKEMRIAWEEPFGPVLPIIRISSLEEGIDIANASEYGLQASVFTQNIDQALTIARKLETGSVQINGRTERGPDHFPFIGVKKSGLGIQGVRRSIDSMTREKVIVLNINE is encoded by the coding sequence GTGGAAAGTATATATCAGTATTATAGTCAGGGAATATGGAAGAAGAGTGAATCTGGTGAAACAGTTGAGATTCAGTCTCCTTATTTAAAAAAGACGATTGGCTTTGTTCAAGCTTTAACACAAGAAGAAGTCGATCAGTGTATTCAGGGGGCAAAAGAAGCACAGAAAAGTTGGGCGAAAAAGAGTATTTATGAGCGTGCTCATTACTTACAGGCATGGGCTGATGAGTTGTTGAAAATGAAAGAGGAATTAGCAACAACTGTGATGCAAGAGGTCGGTAAGGCTTATCAAGATGCAGTCAAAGAAGTGGAGCGAACTGTTGATTTAATTCGTTACACAGTTGACGAGGCGATTCATTCAAGGGGTCAAAGCTTAAATGGTGAGAACTTTCCTGGTGGAAGTCGTTCAAAACTTGCAGTTGTAGAACGAGTACCCCTTGGAGTCATTCTTGCGATTTCACCGTTTAACTATCCTGTCAATTTAGCAGCAGCTAAGTTAGCGCCTGCCCTAATTACAGGAAACAGTGTGATTTTCAAACCTGCGACACAAGGATCAATCAGTGGAATTAAAATGATTGAAGCATTAGCAAAAACAAATCTTCCAGCAGGTGTATTAAACTTAGTGACAGGAAAAGGTTCAGTTATTGGAGATTATTTAGTTGAACATAAAGATATTTCAATGGTGACGTTTACGGGTGGAACAGTAACAGGTGAGCGAATTGCACAAAAAGCAAAAATGATTCCGCTCGTCATGGAATTAGGAGGAAAAGACCCAGCGATTGTCTGTGAAGATGCTAACTTAAAGCTTGCTAGTAAACAGATTGTTTCAGGTGCCTACTCTTATTCAGGACAACGCTGTACAGCTATTAAACGTGTTTTAGTTCATGATTCCGTAGCAGATGAACTACTATCATTAATTAAGTTAGAAGTTGAAAAATTATCAGTTGGTTCCCCAGAAGAAAATGCGACGATCGTTCCTTTAATCGATCAGCAGGCGGCAGATTTTGTTCAAGGGTTAATTGATGATGCTTTACAAAAGGGTGCAACGTTAGTACTCGGTGGTGAACGTAAAGACAATCTGATTTATCCAACGATACTAGATCACGTTACGAAAGAGATGCGTATTGCGTGGGAAGAGCCATTTGGACCTGTTTTACCAATTATTCGTATTTCTTCTTTAGAAGAAGGAATTGACATTGCAAATGCTTCTGAATATGGACTACAGGCTAGTGTCTTTACTCAAAATATTGATCAAGCTTTAACAATTGCTCGAAAACTTGAAACAGGATCAGTGCAAATTAATGGTCGAACGGAAAGAGGACCTGATCATTTTCCTTTTATAGGAGTGAAAAAGTCAGGACTAGGTATTCAAGGAGTCCGTCGTAGTATTGATTCAATGACGCGCGAAAAAGTAATTGTTTTAAATATTAACGAATAA
- a CDS encoding TrkH family potassium uptake protein, which yields MLKFNKLQPTQYVVLGFFLVILTGSILLVLPFMHMKGAHVSYIDALFTATSAVSVTGLIAVDTAEHFNVLGRIIIALLIQIGGLGVTSVGAAFILMMHKKFGLHHRLLLMEGMNFRSLSGVVRLVKYVLKFTLIVELIGMMLSFIVFSRDYPFWSALGISAFHSVAAFNNAGFDILGGGQNLIPYRESILLNLTTAGLIIIAGLGYVTTVEIYVKRNFKKLSMNTKIVVIMTLTLLIVGTILLKITEGFSWMDAFFHSVSARTAGFCTVPIGSFTHAGLLVLSVLMFIGASPGSTGGGIKTTTFFTIIRSIRGIATNTPVTAFKRRIPADSIIKAFSIFTLAIMVITTSTLLILMAEPKLTFIEVFVEVVSAAGTVGLSAGITSGLSVFSKLVLCLTMFIGRLGPLSIACIWAYQKAAPKFNYPEERVTIG from the coding sequence ATGCTTAAGTTCAATAAATTACAGCCGACACAATATGTTGTGTTAGGATTTTTCTTGGTTATTTTAACAGGATCGATTTTATTAGTGTTACCTTTTATGCACATGAAAGGTGCTCACGTCAGTTATATTGATGCCTTATTTACAGCCACAAGTGCCGTTAGTGTGACGGGACTCATTGCTGTTGATACAGCCGAACATTTTAATGTGTTAGGACGAATCATCATTGCGTTATTAATTCAAATTGGTGGATTAGGAGTAACGTCAGTAGGAGCAGCGTTTATTTTAATGATGCATAAGAAATTTGGTTTACATCATCGTCTTCTTTTAATGGAAGGTATGAATTTTAGATCACTAAGTGGTGTGGTGCGATTAGTTAAATATGTATTGAAATTTACTTTAATTGTCGAATTGATTGGGATGATGCTTAGTTTTATTGTTTTTTCAAGAGATTATCCCTTTTGGTCAGCTTTAGGAATTAGCGCCTTTCATTCTGTCGCAGCCTTTAATAATGCAGGTTTTGATATTTTAGGAGGGGGACAAAATTTAATTCCTTATCGTGAAAGTATTTTATTAAATTTAACAACAGCAGGATTAATTATTATTGCGGGACTTGGGTATGTGACGACAGTAGAAATTTATGTGAAACGAAATTTTAAAAAGCTAAGCATGAACACAAAAATCGTTGTTATTATGACATTAACATTATTAATCGTAGGAACAATTCTATTAAAAATCACAGAAGGATTTAGTTGGATGGATGCCTTTTTCCACAGTGTTTCCGCTCGTACCGCAGGTTTTTGTACTGTTCCAATTGGAAGTTTTACACATGCTGGATTACTTGTCTTATCTGTTTTAATGTTTATTGGAGCATCACCAGGATCAACAGGTGGGGGAATTAAAACAACGACCTTTTTTACCATTATTCGAAGTATTAGAGGGATTGCGACGAATACACCTGTCACCGCTTTTAAACGTCGAATTCCAGCTGACAGTATTATTAAAGCCTTTAGTATTTTTACTTTAGCGATTATGGTCATTACAACGAGTACGCTTTTAATTTTGATGGCCGAACCGAAATTAACGTTTATTGAAGTATTTGTTGAGGTCGTTTCAGCAGCGGGAACCGTAGGTCTTTCAGCAGGAATTACTTCAGGATTAAGTGTTTTTAGTAAATTGGTGTTATGTCTCACGATGTTTATTGGTCGACTAGGACCACTAAGTATTGCCTGTATTTGGGCTTATCAAAAAGCAGCTCCAAAATTTAATTATCCAGAGGAACGAGTGACGATTGGATAG
- a CDS encoding 2-hydroxyacyl-CoA dehydratase: MGKNILHIGVDIGSTTIKVVILDDQQNIVFSDYQRHFADILKTLNKILDEAKSVIQSHPFTMMMTGSGGMSLAKHLDVSFIQEVVASTKVTKLYYKEVDVAIELGGEDAKITYFKDGIEQRMNGTCAGGTGAFIDQMASLLQVDTIGLNELAKNYQTIYPIAARCGVFAKTDVQPLLNEGVAKEDIAVSVLQAVVIQTISGLACGRPIKGNVAFLGGPLYFLSELRQRFIETLQLSESQVVFPQHSQLYVALGAALSSVNEKILDFSELMDRFNAIKSIEVEESNRLQPLFQTREDYDGFKARHQSSSVSRGKLKGYKGNCFLGIDAGSTTTKVALIDEAGQLLFTHYGSNQGSPLQSSISVLKELYQQLPKGAKIVKSTVTGYGEALLKAALKVDIGEIETIAHYKAADYFCPGVDTILDIGGQDMKCLKIKEGNIESILLNEACSAGCGSFLDTFAKSMNLTIEEFAKSAIMAKRPVDLGSRCTVFMNSRVKQAQKEGAEVGDISAGLSYSVIKNALFKVIKFRHPNELGEKIVVQGGTFYNDAVLRAFELLSEREVIRPDISGMMGAFGAALIARERYVQGEHSSLLDAPALEVFEMKTKGTRCGLCNNRCLLTVHKFLDGETFISGNRCEKGVGKSNGDQALPNLVRYKYNRLFNYKPLATKDAKRGRVGIPRVLNMYENYPFWFTFFTNLQFEVVLSDRSSKAIYEKGIETIPSESVCYPAKLVHGHMMNLVEKNVDFIFYPSLTYSKKEDPKANNHYNCPIVISYPEVIKNNMDELYEKQVKYYHPFLPFDHKDKLAKRLYDVLEHLEISWQEIYDSVNKAWRELESFKEDIRINGEQTLLYMRSHHLKGIVLAGRPYHVDPHINHGIPEMINSLGLVVLTEDSVAHLGEVKRPLRVVDQWVYHTRLYQAASFVSKQDDLELVQLNSFGCGLDAITTDQVHDILASQSKIYTTLKIDEGSNLGAARIRLRSLKATMLEREKHQFERHEVDKAYHSIEFTKEMKPNYTLLAPQMSPIHFNLVQEAFRYSGYQVDVLPAIDHEAINEGLKYVNNDACYPAILVVGQMISALKSGKYDVNQTALLITQTGGGCRATNYIGFLRKALQDAGLEQVPVISLSAQGFEKNEGFKISYPLLNRAMQALVYGDLLMNLLYRTRPYEIEKGAANQLYQTWEQTCKDALRKASHGSFKANIKKMVHDFDQLPLSNVLKPRVGVVGEILVKFHPTANNHVVQVIEDEGAEAVVPGLVDFLLYCAYDTDSKLLLSSKVSKIIGESVIQIIEWYRKPMKEALEKSSRFTSPKGIHEIAKGAQQFVSLGHKTGEGWLLTGEMVELIEMDVKNIICMQPFACLPNHVTGKGVIKSLKKAYKETNIVAIDYDPGASEVNQLNRIKLMVSAAFENMPIETEFEVYPKVKKERQEVKGLVTT; the protein is encoded by the coding sequence ATGGGGAAAAATATACTTCATATAGGGGTTGATATTGGATCAACAACGATTAAAGTCGTGATCTTAGATGATCAGCAAAACATAGTATTTAGTGACTATCAACGCCATTTTGCAGATATTTTAAAGACGCTGAATAAAATATTAGATGAGGCAAAATCAGTGATTCAATCTCACCCATTTACGATGATGATGACAGGTTCAGGGGGAATGTCATTAGCCAAACATTTAGATGTGTCATTTATTCAAGAAGTGGTGGCTTCAACTAAAGTCACGAAGCTTTATTATAAGGAAGTAGATGTCGCCATTGAGCTTGGAGGCGAAGATGCTAAAATCACTTACTTTAAAGATGGCATCGAACAGCGAATGAATGGAACTTGTGCGGGAGGAACAGGTGCTTTTATTGATCAAATGGCATCGTTACTACAAGTTGATACGATTGGTTTGAATGAGCTAGCGAAGAATTATCAAACGATATACCCGATTGCAGCGAGATGTGGAGTGTTCGCTAAAACGGATGTCCAACCCCTTCTAAATGAGGGAGTGGCTAAAGAAGATATTGCCGTTTCTGTCTTACAAGCTGTCGTGATCCAGACGATTAGTGGTCTTGCCTGTGGAAGACCAATTAAAGGAAACGTTGCTTTTTTAGGAGGTCCACTTTATTTCTTATCAGAACTGCGTCAACGATTCATTGAGACGCTTCAACTCAGTGAATCCCAAGTCGTTTTTCCACAACATTCTCAGCTTTATGTGGCACTAGGAGCTGCCTTATCAAGTGTGAATGAAAAAATTCTTGATTTTTCAGAGTTGATGGATCGTTTCAATGCTATAAAGTCAATTGAGGTTGAAGAATCTAACCGATTACAGCCGTTATTTCAGACAAGAGAAGATTACGATGGATTTAAAGCACGTCATCAATCATCATCTGTTTCTCGTGGGAAACTTAAGGGCTATAAAGGGAATTGTTTTTTAGGAATAGACGCAGGTTCAACGACCACAAAAGTTGCGCTCATTGATGAAGCGGGACAGTTGTTGTTCACCCATTATGGAAGTAATCAAGGAAGCCCACTTCAATCAAGTATTTCAGTACTGAAAGAACTTTATCAACAGCTTCCTAAAGGCGCTAAAATTGTAAAATCAACGGTCACTGGTTATGGAGAAGCCTTATTAAAAGCCGCATTAAAAGTAGATATTGGTGAAATTGAAACGATTGCTCATTATAAAGCTGCTGATTACTTTTGTCCGGGTGTAGATACCATTTTAGATATTGGTGGACAGGATATGAAATGCTTGAAAATTAAAGAAGGAAATATTGAAAGTATTTTATTAAATGAAGCCTGTTCCGCTGGGTGTGGTTCTTTTTTAGATACCTTTGCTAAATCGATGAATTTAACGATTGAAGAGTTTGCAAAGTCTGCTATTATGGCTAAGCGTCCGGTTGATTTAGGCTCGCGTTGTACCGTTTTTATGAACTCACGTGTCAAGCAAGCTCAAAAAGAGGGGGCTGAAGTAGGAGATATTTCAGCAGGTCTATCTTATTCCGTCATAAAAAATGCTTTATTTAAAGTGATCAAATTCCGTCATCCGAACGAATTAGGTGAAAAGATTGTGGTTCAGGGAGGAACTTTTTACAATGATGCGGTTCTTCGAGCTTTTGAGCTATTGTCAGAGCGTGAAGTGATCCGTCCCGATATTTCGGGAATGATGGGAGCTTTTGGAGCTGCTTTAATTGCAAGAGAACGTTATGTTCAAGGAGAGCATTCAAGTTTATTAGATGCCCCGGCACTTGAAGTTTTTGAAATGAAAACAAAAGGAACGCGTTGTGGACTTTGTAATAATAGGTGTTTACTCACCGTTCATAAGTTCTTAGACGGGGAAACGTTTATTTCAGGTAATCGTTGTGAAAAAGGAGTAGGAAAATCAAATGGCGATCAAGCGTTACCTAATTTAGTTCGATATAAATATAATCGTTTATTTAACTATAAACCACTAGCAACGAAAGATGCTAAGCGTGGACGTGTCGGAATTCCTCGCGTGCTTAATATGTATGAAAACTATCCTTTTTGGTTTACCTTTTTTACGAATCTACAATTTGAGGTCGTTCTTTCTGATCGATCTTCTAAGGCGATTTATGAAAAAGGGATCGAAACGATTCCCTCAGAATCTGTTTGTTATCCCGCTAAATTGGTTCACGGTCATATGATGAACTTAGTTGAGAAGAATGTGGATTTTATTTTTTATCCATCCCTCACTTATTCTAAAAAAGAAGATCCAAAAGCTAATAATCACTACAACTGTCCAATTGTTATTTCTTATCCAGAGGTCATTAAAAATAATATGGATGAACTGTATGAAAAACAAGTGAAGTATTATCATCCATTTTTACCGTTTGATCATAAAGATAAATTAGCGAAACGACTGTATGATGTGCTAGAGCATTTAGAGATATCTTGGCAAGAAATATACGATAGTGTGAATAAAGCTTGGCGTGAGCTAGAATCATTTAAAGAAGACATTCGTATTAATGGAGAACAAACGCTTCTTTATATGCGATCACATCATTTAAAAGGAATTGTTTTAGCCGGACGTCCTTATCATGTCGATCCTCATATTAATCATGGGATTCCAGAGATGATTAATTCGCTAGGACTTGTCGTTTTGACAGAGGACAGTGTTGCCCACTTAGGAGAGGTTAAGCGACCCCTTCGTGTGGTTGATCAATGGGTTTATCATACTCGACTTTATCAGGCGGCAAGCTTTGTTTCCAAACAAGATGATTTAGAACTAGTTCAATTAAATTCTTTTGGCTGTGGTCTTGATGCGATTACGACAGATCAAGTTCATGATATCTTAGCCAGTCAGTCCAAGATTTATACGACATTAAAAATTGATGAGGGAAGTAATCTAGGTGCAGCCCGCATTCGACTTCGTTCTTTAAAGGCAACCATGTTAGAACGAGAGAAACATCAGTTTGAAAGACATGAAGTTGATAAAGCTTATCATTCCATTGAGTTTACAAAAGAGATGAAACCAAACTATACCCTTTTAGCTCCACAAATGTCACCGATTCATTTTAATCTAGTCCAAGAAGCTTTTCGATACTCAGGTTATCAAGTTGATGTTTTACCAGCAATTGATCATGAAGCGATTAATGAAGGATTAAAATATGTGAATAATGATGCTTGTTATCCAGCTATTTTAGTTGTCGGTCAGATGATAAGCGCCTTAAAATCAGGTAAATATGATGTCAATCAAACAGCTCTTTTAATCACTCAAACAGGTGGTGGATGTCGTGCCACTAATTACATCGGATTTTTACGAAAAGCACTTCAAGATGCTGGCCTAGAACAAGTGCCTGTTATTTCACTTAGCGCGCAAGGATTTGAAAAAAATGAAGGGTTTAAAATCTCCTATCCTTTATTAAATCGAGCGATGCAAGCTTTAGTATATGGGGATTTATTAATGAATCTCCTATATCGAACACGGCCTTATGAAATTGAAAAAGGGGCTGCCAATCAGCTTTACCAAACGTGGGAACAAACGTGTAAAGATGCTTTAAGAAAAGCAAGTCACGGATCATTTAAAGCTAATATTAAAAAGATGGTTCATGACTTTGATCAATTACCACTTTCTAATGTTTTAAAACCACGCGTTGGAGTCGTGGGAGAAATTTTGGTGAAGTTTCATCCAACTGCAAATAATCACGTCGTTCAAGTGATAGAAGATGAAGGAGCTGAAGCCGTTGTACCAGGATTAGTCGATTTCTTACTTTATTGTGCCTATGATACCGACTCTAAGTTATTACTGAGTAGTAAAGTGTCTAAAATCATCGGAGAATCTGTCATTCAAATCATTGAGTGGTATCGTAAACCCATGAAAGAGGCATTAGAGAAAAGTTCCCGCTTCACGTCACCTAAAGGAATTCATGAAATCGCAAAAGGAGCACAACAGTTTGTTTCTTTAGGTCATAAAACGGGTGAGGGGTGGTTATTAACAGGTGAGATGGTTGAACTCATTGAAATGGATGTTAAAAATATCATCTGTATGCAACCGTTTGCTTGCTTACCTAATCACGTCACTGGAAAAGGTGTGATTAAATCTCTTAAGAAGGCATATAAAGAAACGAATATTGTAGCGATTGATTATGATCCTGGAGCGAGTGAAGTCAATCAATTAAATCGAATTAAATTGATGGTTTCGGCAGCCTTTGAGAATATGCCAATTGAAACCGAATTTGAAGTGTATCCGAAAGTAAAAAAAGAAAGACAAGAAGTCAAGGGACTGGTTACAACTTAA